Proteins from a genomic interval of Undibacterium parvum:
- a CDS encoding ExbD/TolR family protein — translation MNFRKGKGREDPEINLIPFIDVLLVILIFLMVTTTYSRFTELQITLPTADAEKAQDKPNQIEIGIDAQGRYKINSQAVSFLDTATLAQDLKQAASAMDTAKDGAQHDPIVIINADRAATHQSVIDVLEAARLAGLAKVTFAAQASAKSK, via the coding sequence ATGAATTTTCGCAAAGGCAAGGGCAGGGAAGACCCCGAGATTAACCTGATTCCTTTTATCGACGTCTTGCTGGTGATTTTGATTTTCCTGATGGTGACAACGACCTATAGTCGTTTTACTGAATTGCAAATCACGCTGCCGACCGCGGATGCTGAAAAGGCGCAGGATAAACCAAACCAGATCGAGATCGGCATCGATGCGCAAGGGCGCTATAAAATCAATAGCCAAGCCGTATCGTTCTTAGATACTGCCACGCTGGCACAAGATCTGAAGCAAGCTGCCAGCGCTATGGATACGGCCAAGGATGGTGCGCAACATGATCCTATCGTCATCATCAATGCCGATAGAGCAGCCACGCATCAGTCGGTGATCGATGTCTTGGAAGCGGCGCGACTAGCTGGTTTAGCCAAAGTCACCTTTGCTGCGCAGGCCTCGGCCAAATCTAAGTAA